Part of the Rhodobacteraceae bacterium LMO-JJ12 genome, ATCATCTGGAATCCCTGGGCACCGATAAGGCCAGGATTTCGACCGCGCTGCTCTACCCGGCCTTTGTCGCCGCCGTGTCTCTGATGGTTTGCGCCATCTTGATGACCACGGTCGCGCCCGAGATCGTGGCCATGTTCGAGCTTGGCAACCGGCCCCTGCCGGAGCTGACCCGCGTGGTATTGGGCATCAGCCGCTGGGCCGAAGAGCATATAGTAATTCTGGGCGGCGCAGCGGTCGGGCTTGTGGTGCTTTGGATATTGTCCGGGCGCATCGCCACCTGGCGGCAAGCCCGGGCCCGTATTTTTTTGCGTCTGCCGCTGGTCGGCAACATGATGCGGCGCGGTGCGGCAGTGCAGTATCTGCGCACGCTGGCGCTGGTACTCAAAAGTCGTCAACCGGTTCTTAATGCTACAGAAAGTGCCGCCGAAGTTCTGAGTATCGACAGATTTACCGCCGAGGCTCGTGCAGTCTCCCAGGCGGTGCATCAAGGCGAAAGTCTGAGCCAGGCGCTGATTCGGCTCAGCATCATCCCGCCGGTAGCCCGCCAGTTGATCAGCGCCGGTGAAGTGTCGGTGCGGCTGGCGCCGATGACCGAACGCGCGGCCATGATGGTGGAAAACGCCCTGTTGACCGAGCGCAAGCGCATCGCCGCAATTCTGGAGCCTTTGCTGATGATGCTGGTGGGGGCCTTTGTGCTGGTGATCGTGCTCGCCGTTCTGTTGCCGATCTTTGATCTGCAGGCAGTGGTGGCGGGGTAGAAACGCTTTAGTCCTCTGCGGTCGCCCCGGACAATTCCAGCGCCACATCTGCCAGTGACGGCGCGCGCCCCGGTTCGATCTGGGCCGAGGTGATCACATAGCCCCAATCCGGATCCTGCGCTTCGAGCCAGGCCATCAGATCGACGAACCGCACAGCGTCAAAGCTCAGGGCAATGCCGCCCGTTTCGCGGGCTTCCAGTCGGCTGATCGAGCCGCGCAATTGGGCCAATGTCAGGCTCTGTTCCAGCGCCGCCAGCCCGATCGGCGCGGCCACCACCGCGCGCGGCTCTCTTGTGGCGGGGGCAATGGCGGCGCTTTCACCGGCGCGCGTCGCCACCCAGGCATTCAGTACCTGGGCCTCGGTCAGGGCGCGTTCGGCGGCTTGCCGGGCCTGATGCAAGGGCAACAAGACCCCTAGCCCCAACGCCAGCGGCAGCACGATTCCGGCCAGCAGGCCGAGCAATACACGTTCGCGCGGGCTGCGGCGGGCCAAGGTGTCAATCAGGCTCATAAGGTGCCTCCGGAGATGCGTAGCTCTGCTTCGGCGCCGCTGTCCCCGGCACGCGATTGTGCCACCAGGACCGTAAGCCCCGCAGCCTGCAACGCCGCCACCAGCCGGTCGAGTGCGGCGAAATCAGTCAATACCAGTTGTACCCGCAGCCCTTGGGCGCTGTTGTGGCGGACCAGATCAATCGTTGCTCCTTCGCGCGCGAGAACCGGCGCCGCACGGCCGAATACGTCAAGAAATCCAGCCTTGTCCGGGTTGGTGTTGCCGCCATTTGTTGCCGCCTGCCGGTCTGCCAGTGCGCGCGCCACCTGGGTGCGGATGTCCAGAATCGGACCGGTCGGGACGAAATGCTCGCGGACCAGCAGCGTCGTTGCGCGGGTGAGGTCCGCGCGATGGCGGGTCAGGCGATCTATGGCAACCATCTGGGTGGCGGCCCAGATGCCGGCGGCAATCAGGGCGGCGATGGCGGGCCAGCGCCAGGGGAGGAGGCGGGCGCGCAGGCGGGTGCGGGCGGCCTGGGGGTTGCGGCGCAGATCGAAGGCAAGTTCGCCATGCGCCAGCACCCGGGCGTCGGCCTGCGCGATATCGCTCAGCACAGGAATGCCGTGGGCCTCGGCCAGGGCCTCGATTTCGGGCAGGGGATCATCGCCGAGCCGCAGGAAGCTGTGCGGTTTTTGCGCCGTTTCGGCCAGCGCCCGTGTGATCTGGGCCAGAGCCGCCGGGCGCGGCGCAGAGAAGCCGTCCTCAGGCCCAAGCCGGGCCATGATACCGGTCTTTGTCGCGCTCACGGTCCAGACATTTTCGCCCGCAGGCAGCGCCAGATAATCCGGCAGAACCGCGCGACAGGCCTGTCCGGCCAACCCCCGCCACCGCTCCATATCCGCGCGCCCCACAACCAGGGCCCGGGTCCAGGCCTCCTTGTCGCCCGACCCATAAAAGGGCCGCATTTCAACGGCTTCCACCCCCTGCCCGATCAAATCCCCAAGCTGCCGGCGGGCCACTTGTTCGCGGGTTTCGCCGCGCAGACCCTTGGGCAGATCAAGCGTCAGGATCGGCACCAGAGCCCCGGGCACAAGCGCCACCTGACGGGCCGAGGGCGTCGCGGCGCGCCGGGCTTCGGATGCCCCTGCGGAGGGGGCGTCAAGCCGGATGAAGTCTGCCGTCTGGGCGGTCATGGGCACGCTTTTCTGGTCTTTGGCCACTGGTGTGGCGGCGGCGGTTCGGGTCTGGGGTCGTCTCATGACTGTTGTCATTTTCACCGGGGCGTCAAACGAATTTACCGGGTTGCATCATGCCGCCCTCTCGCGCCACCGGGGCCGGTCCGGGCGGACAGGCGCCACTGGTTAACGCCATATCGCAGCGCCCGAATCGCTGTGCACGCCCCGGCTGACATCCGTATGACTCCCGGCTGCCGGGTTTTGCGGATTGGCCGGGTTAACGCAACGCACGGTTAGCATCGGGTTAAGATGGCCCGAGGTGTCCGGCGTCGCTCTCGGGTCGAGTTCTGACATGGGCGGCCTCACTCGCGGAAATCCAGATGCCAGACCAGCTGTGGCCCGACGGGTGGCCCCAGCCGCCGGATCACCGCCTGCCGGGAGGCGCGGGCCGTGGCGCTGTCTGGCGCGCCGTTCGCGGCGGTTTCAGAGCCAAACCGGGCGCTGCTTGTCAGACCGAACCAGGACGAGCCGGCTTGGAAGCGTTCAAGGTCGACGCCATCGAGGGCCAGCTCGCCAAACCGGGCCAGCAAGCGTTCACCGATATCCTCGCGCGAGATGAAAGGCGTGTGCTGGCGCTCCTGCACCAGAAACCCGGCCAGCGCCGGGCGCGCGGCGGGCAACATCGCGGCCAGCACTTCGGGCGTGGCGGTGTTGACGTTGAGCAAGGTGTCGCCGGGCAGCGCGGCGACATGGCGGGCAAGGCGGACATAGTGGGCCGGGCGGATCCCCGGCATCTGGCGTAGTTGTGCGGGCATCAGCACCGCGCCGCCGACCGGATTGATGGCCGGTTCCAGGGCGGCATAGGCGGATTTGTCCTGTGGCCCGCCGGGACGCAGAAAGGCGCGGATCGCATCACCCTGGGTCACGGGCAGCCCGAGCCGCGTCAGCAGCACATCGAAGGCGGCAGAGGCCGCGGTGTCTTCGGGATTGGCCAGCCAGTTGAGATTGAACCGGCCTTGCAGATCGTGGATTTCGCCGGTGACTTCGCCGCGATCAAGCGTCACCGGGGGCAGCTCCAGCGCCCAGCTTTCGCCAAGGTGATCCGCGCCGCCGCCGACATCGCCAGCCAGCAGATGCAGCGCCAGCGCATCGAAGGCATCGAGATATTGTTCGATCTGCGCGGCCTGTTGTGTCGCCATCAGCCGCAGCCGCAACCCTTCGGAGTGTTGCAGCAAGACCACCACCACGGCGGCCAGAGCCGCGACCAGCACCAGCGCATTGACCAGAACGAAGCCCCGGGAGGAGGTCGGGCGCCGAATCATGGCCGGAATCATGGCCGGAATCATGGCAGCACCTCGACCAGCAGCAGATCGCCGGAGGCACGGGTTTTCAGGTGCAGCTCGATCGCCAGCGGCAACTGATCGGAATAGGATTCGGGCGCGGCGGCGAGTTGATCGCCATCGCTGTTGGCTGCCTCGGGGGGGGAGGAATCCTGCGTGTCCAGACGCAGCCCGTTGATCCAGCCGACGCCGCTCCAGTAGCTGCGCAGTTCCAGCCCATCGACCCCGTCGAGCACCACAACCGCGGGCCCGGCCTGATCCGCCGATACCGGCCAGAGCGTCGGCCAACCCTGTCGCATCAGCTGTGCGCTGTCGGGATCGACCCACCAGGCCACCCGCCCCAGCCCCGGCGGCTGGCCATTCGGGCGCGGCACCGCGGTGGAGAGCGAAAACCCGGCCCCCGCGTTGGTGCGCTCGGCCAGCGCGGAGCGTGGCGGGGCCTCGTCAGGGGGGAAAAACAAGAGCGGCAGCGCCTGACCCAGATCGCGGCGCAAAAGGCCGGTGGCATAGAGCAGGTCACGTTCGTTTTGCGCCCGCGCGCTAAGGGTGTCGCGCTGGATCAGCATGGCCGAGAGGGCCTGTACCCCCATGACGGCCACCAGCGCGAACACCGCCATGACCACCACCAGCTCGATCAGGGTCAGGCCGGATTGTCGGCCGGTGTGGTGTCTGGATAGGGTCATCCGCCCGGCCCCGGTCTTGGCGGCAGGTGGCTGACCAGAAGCGCGCCTGCGCCGCCGGTTTGCCCGCTCGGGCGCACGGCGATTTCGACCTGGATGAGGCCGCTGGCGGTGGTTGTGCGGGTCTGGGTTATGGCAAAGCGCCGCCCGGCCATTTCGACCTGTTCGGGCAGCGGGTGGAACGGGCCATGAAGGCGCAACTCGGCGGCGCGGTTGTGCGCGACGATCCCGGCCAGGGCACGATCCGGCGCCGCCCCGATCTCGAGGCGGGCCTGATCGGTGCCGCGCACCGCCGCCAGCGTGCCGATCGACAGGACCAGCACCGCCACCGCCAGTTCCAGCAGGGTCATGCCGCGATCCTGGCCGCGCTCGCGGCGGTTTTTGCAAGCTGTCATCCGCTGGTGCATATCAGCCCCGTCCAGCCATCGCTTTCGCAGCGCGCGCCGCCGCGAAACACCAGCGCAAAGGCGCTGGAGCGGCCATCGGGCAAGAAGATCAGCTGTGGCGCGCGCGATCGTGTATCGAGCCGGTCGGGAACCGTCAGTGTCGGGCGGGAGCGCCAGCGCTGAACCTGGCCGACCGTCTGCCAGCCGTCCTGATCCGGCAGCGCGCGTTGCAGGCCCGCAGGCGTCACCGCGAGCCCGCTGGTGCGCCCGCTCAGCACCGCCAGATCGCGGGCCTGCTCAAAGGCCAGTTGGAAGCGTTGGGCATCGCCGGGTCCGGGGCGCGCGCCGGTGGCAAGGACGGCGCCGACGCTGAGCACTGCCATCACGGCGATGACCACCACAAGCTCGATCAGGGAAAACCCGTCGTCGGGGGCCGTGGCCGTATGTCTGCCCGGCTGGTGGTCAGGGCGACAAGGCCGGGGCCAGAAAGGGGGCCAGAAAGAAAGGGTCAGGATGGGCCCCATGATCCGATATCCGCATTTGCGCCGCTGCCCCCTGAAACCCCGTCGGCGCCATAGCTGAAAACATCGAATTCGCCGTGCACGCCGGGCAGGAGATATTGATAGGGCTGGCCCCAGGGGTCGATTGGCAAGCGCTCCATATAGCCGCCCGTGGCCCAGTTTTTCGGCACCGGATCGGTGGTCGGTTTGTTGACCAACGCGGCCAGCCCCTGTTCGGTGGTGGGGTAGCGGAAATTGTCGAGCCGGTAGAGCTTGATGGCGCTGGAGATGGCGGCGATGTCGGATTGGGCGCGCGCGGCGCGGGCCTGGTCGGGGCGGTCGATGACGCGCGGCACGATCACCAGCGCCAGGATCGACAGGATCACCACCACAACCATCAGTTCGAGGAGCGAAAACCCGGCATCGCGGGTGTCTTGGGATGGGCGGGCGGCGAAAACCATTCACAGATCCTTTCAAAGGGTCGGGCCATGATAAGGCCTTTCGCGAAAAACCTGCAACATGGGGTTTGGTGCACCCCGAAGGAAATATGGCGACGGCCAAGAGGTGTTTGCAGCTCGAAGGGGAAAATGCAGGAGCGGGCTGACAATCGGCGTGGCGCGCCCTATCACCGGCAATATGCAACCGCTCTCGCCCCTTGGTCTTCTGCTGCTGATCTCGGCCCCGGCCTTTGGCTCGTTCCTGGCGGTGCTGGCCGACCGGCTGCCGCGCGGGCAAAGCCTTGTCGGGCGTTCGGCCTGCCGCAGTTGCGGCGCGCCGCTGGCCGCGCGTGATCTGGTGCCGGGGCTGTCGTTTCTCATCAATGCGGGGCGCTGTCGCCGGTGCGGCGCGGCGATCCCGCCCTGGCTGCTTTACATGGAGATTGCCGCCACCGGGCTGGCCGTGATCGCGCTGGTGGGCACGCGCGATGCCGGGCTGGCCTGGCTGGTGGCGGGGTTCTTGTGGTGCCTGTTGGCGCTGATCGTCTGTGATCTGCGCAGCCTGCGCCTGCCCGATCTGCTGACCGGGGCGCTGTTCGTGCTGGCGCTGGCGCTGAGCGCGCGGATCGGTATGGCGGGGCTGGGGGAGGCGCTGATCGGGGCGCTGGTGGGGGCCGGGGCCTTCTGGGCAATCCGCGCCGCCTATCAGATCCTGCGCGGGCGCGAGGGGCTGGGGCTGGGCGATGTCAAGCTGATGGCCGGGCTGGGCGCTGCACTTGGCCCGCTCGATCTGCCGCTGATGGTGCTGTTGGCCAGCCTGGCCAGTCTGGCCGCGGCGCTGACCGGCATCATCACCACGGGGCAGCGGCCTGCCGCCACCACCCCCCTGCCCTTCGGTGCCGCGCTGGCGGCGGCGGGCGGGCTTTTGTGGGTGGCGCGCCATCTGCCGCTCTGAGCGGCGAGGCCCTGACCTTAATCGCGTGTTTCAGGTTTGGCCGAAACCCACTAGGATCGTCGGTATTTGATCGATCCCTTATCGCAACCTTTTATCACAGAGACCCTCATGCCGCACTCCTTGCTTGCCCGTTTTACTGTTTTTGCCCTGACCTTTGCCCTGACCCTTGTGATCCACGTCCAGCCACTCGCGGCCCAGGATACAGGCCAAAACACAGCTCAGGATATGGCCGAGAGCAGCGACCCGGCGCCCGCCGCCCTGCCCGACATGGCCGAGATCGAACAGGCCTGGCAGCGCGAGGACTTTGTCTTTGTGCGCCGCGGGCTGGAACGGCTGGCGCGTGAAACCGGCAGCGCACTGGCGCAATATCGCTATGGGCGTGTCCTGTTGGAGGGGCGCGGCGGGCCGACCGAGATCGACGAAGCCGCCGACTGGCTGCAAAAGGCGGTGGATCAGAACCACGCCCCTGCCGCGGCCCTGCTGGCCAAGCTCTATCTCAGCAACCTGGACCGGGATGAGCCGATCAAGCTGCAGCGCGATCCGGCGCGGGCCGCGGATCTGCTGGAATTGGCGGCGGCGCTCGGGCTGGCCGAAGGGCAATATGAGTTGTCGCGGCTTTATTCTGCCGGGCTGGGGGTGGAGCGTGATGACAAGGCGGCGTTTCGCTGGCTTCTGGCGGCCGCCGGGCAGCAGCATGTCAAAGCCCAGTTTGCCCTGGCGCTGGCCTATTCCAGCGGGCGCGGCACCAAGGAGGATGTCGCCCAGACCATCGAATGGCTGACCGTGGCGGGCGAAAATGGCTATGTGCCGGCGCAATATGCCCTGGGGCGCACCTATGCCCGTGGTGAAAGCGTGCCGCAAGATCCGGAGCAGGCGGTCACCTGGTTTACCCGCGCCGCCGAGGCCGGGTTGCCCGCAGCGCAGCGCCAGTTGGGCGGGATCTATCTGACCGGTCAGGGCGTGGCACAGGATGTCGCCGCCGGGGTTGGCTGGCTGGAAAAGGCCGCCAAGGGGCAGGATGTCGAGGCCATGGTGATATTGGCCCGGGCCTATGCCACAGGTCAGGGGGTCGCGCACGACGATGCCGCCGCCGCGAAGTGGTATGCAAGGGCCGATCAATTCGGATATGGCGGCGCGACGCTGGCGCTGGCGGCGATGTATGAGGTCGGGCGCGGTGTGGCGCAGGATTTTGATCGCGCCCTGGAACTCTATCAGAAGGCGTTGTCCCTGCCGGGAGGAGAGAAGGCGGCTGTGCTGCTGGGCCAGATGGCGGTGCGTGGCAAGCTGGAAGGCCGCTTTGCGCCGCATCGCATGGTGCCCTGGGGTCTGGCGGCGTTGCAGAACGGCGATACCGAAGCACAACCCTGGTTGCAGGCACAGGCGCGCACCGGGCTGAGAGAGGCGCAGGCGGGGCTGGCGGCGCATTATCTCAACATCCCGGAGCAGGCCGCCGAGGGCGCGGAATTTCTTGAACTGGCGGCGCGCGGCGGCGATCCGGAGGCCCAGCAGCGGCTGGGCCGGATGTATATGACCGGCGAGCATGTGGCGTTGGATTATGTCGCCGCCCATAGCTGGTTCAATATTGCCGCCACGCTGGGCCGGGGCGAGGCGATCGAGCTGCGCGCCACCGTGGCCGCGCTGATGACGCCCGAGCAGGTGGCCGAGGCGCAGGCGCGCGCGCGTGACTGGTTTGCGAGTGAAGAGCCGCAGCCGCCCGCCACCGAGCAAAGCGTGAGGGAGGTAAACCAATGAGGCCGGCGCTTGTTTTGCTGGTGCCTCTCTGGCTGTTGATCTGTGGGGGGGTTCTGGCGCAGGGCGACAGCCCTGAGATACGCGCCTTGCAAGACCGGGCGCTGGCGGGTGAAGGCGGCGCACAGGCCGCGC contains:
- a CDS encoding type II secretion system F family protein, whose amino-acid sequence is MRAFSYVAFTDGGQRRTGTVVAETETHAAEELKTKGLFVSELSLRSARSGPGLFRPRLNPDLQAVFTRQMAVLLAADMPAEAALEAVRQGGHPALDAVAARARAALMDGASLSEALDGSGAGWPAYYSASVRAGEVAGDPAAVFGELADHLESLGTDKARISTALLYPAFVAAVSLMVCAILMTTVAPEIVAMFELGNRPLPELTRVVLGISRWAEEHIVILGGAAVGLVVLWILSGRIATWRQARARIFLRLPLVGNMMRRGAAVQYLRTLALVLKSRQPVLNATESAAEVLSIDRFTAEARAVSQAVHQGESLSQALIRLSIIPPVARQLISAGEVSVRLAPMTERAAMMVENALLTERKRIAAILEPLLMMLVGAFVLVIVLAVLLPIFDLQAVVAG
- a CDS encoding type II secretion system protein M, whose product is MSLIDTLARRSPRERVLLGLLAGIVLPLALGLGVLLPLHQARQAAERALTEAQVLNAWVATRAGESAAIAPATREPRAVVAAPIGLAALEQSLTLAQLRGSISRLEARETGGIALSFDAVRFVDLMAWLEAQDPDWGYVITSAQIEPGRAPSLADVALELSGATAED
- the gspL gene encoding type II secretion system protein GspL, producing the protein MRRPQTRTAAATPVAKDQKSVPMTAQTADFIRLDAPSAGASEARRAATPSARQVALVPGALVPILTLDLPKGLRGETREQVARRQLGDLIGQGVEAVEMRPFYGSGDKEAWTRALVVGRADMERWRGLAGQACRAVLPDYLALPAGENVWTVSATKTGIMARLGPEDGFSAPRPAALAQITRALAETAQKPHSFLRLGDDPLPEIEALAEAHGIPVLSDIAQADARVLAHGELAFDLRRNPQAARTRLRARLLPWRWPAIAALIAAGIWAATQMVAIDRLTRHRADLTRATTLLVREHFVPTGPILDIRTQVARALADRQAATNGGNTNPDKAGFLDVFGRAAPVLAREGATIDLVRHNSAQGLRVQLVLTDFAALDRLVAALQAAGLTVLVAQSRAGDSGAEAELRISGGTL
- the gspK gene encoding type II secretion system minor pseudopilin GspK — protein: MIRRPTSSRGFVLVNALVLVAALAAVVVVLLQHSEGLRLRLMATQQAAQIEQYLDAFDALALHLLAGDVGGGADHLGESWALELPPVTLDRGEVTGEIHDLQGRFNLNWLANPEDTAASAAFDVLLTRLGLPVTQGDAIRAFLRPGGPQDKSAYAALEPAINPVGGAVLMPAQLRQMPGIRPAHYVRLARHVAALPGDTLLNVNTATPEVLAAMLPAARPALAGFLVQERQHTPFISREDIGERLLARFGELALDGVDLERFQAGSSWFGLTSSARFGSETAANGAPDSATARASRQAVIRRLGPPVGPQLVWHLDFRE
- a CDS encoding prepilin-type N-terminal cleavage/methylation domain-containing protein, which codes for MTLSRHHTGRQSGLTLIELVVVMAVFALVAVMGVQALSAMLIQRDTLSARAQNERDLLYATGLLRRDLGQALPLLFFPPDEAPPRSALAERTNAGAGFSLSTAVPRPNGQPPGLGRVAWWVDPDSAQLMRQGWPTLWPVSADQAGPAVVVLDGVDGLELRSYWSGVGWINGLRLDTQDSSPPEAANSDGDQLAAAPESYSDQLPLAIELHLKTRASGDLLLVEVLP
- a CDS encoding type II secretion system protein GspI, with amino-acid sequence MTLLELAVAVLVLSIGTLAAVRGTDQARLEIGAAPDRALAGIVAHNRAAELRLHGPFHPLPEQVEMAGRRFAITQTRTTTASGLIQVEIAVRPSGQTGGAGALLVSHLPPRPGPGG
- a CDS encoding GspH/FimT family pseudopilin produces the protein MGPILTLSFWPPFWPRPCRPDHQPGRHTATAPDDGFSLIELVVVIAVMAVLSVGAVLATGARPGPGDAQRFQLAFEQARDLAVLSGRTSGLAVTPAGLQRALPDQDGWQTVGQVQRWRSRPTLTVPDRLDTRSRAPQLIFLPDGRSSAFALVFRGGARCESDGWTGLICTSG
- the gspG gene encoding type II secretion system major pseudopilin GspG; translation: MVFAARPSQDTRDAGFSLLELMVVVVILSILALVIVPRVIDRPDQARAARAQSDIAAISSAIKLYRLDNFRYPTTEQGLAALVNKPTTDPVPKNWATGGYMERLPIDPWGQPYQYLLPGVHGEFDVFSYGADGVSGGSGANADIGSWGPS
- a CDS encoding A24 family peptidase, which codes for MARPITGNMQPLSPLGLLLLISAPAFGSFLAVLADRLPRGQSLVGRSACRSCGAPLAARDLVPGLSFLINAGRCRRCGAAIPPWLLYMEIAATGLAVIALVGTRDAGLAWLVAGFLWCLLALIVCDLRSLRLPDLLTGALFVLALALSARIGMAGLGEALIGALVGAGAFWAIRAAYQILRGREGLGLGDVKLMAGLGAALGPLDLPLMVLLASLASLAAALTGIITTGQRPAATTPLPFGAALAAAGGLLWVARHLPL